TTCTCGGAGCGGACTCTTTCAAGTTCTTTTTCAAGTCTTTGAAACAAACTTGTAAGTTCAGAAACCAGAGTAACACTAGTAGCATCATTGGTTTCATGTGAATGTATTCCAGGGTGATTGACGTATTGCGTTGACAATGGATCTAGATCTAACGATAGTGATTCCTGTTCAGGAGGAATCGAAGTTGGTACCGATACAAAATGATCATGATTATGTGGCCATATGAATTGGTCTAGCGCATGCACAGCAGATCTCGAACTTGGCTGAGTAGGAGGAAGACTCAGCCTACCAAACAAGTTACTGTCAGAGTACCCTGAATCCTTCTCGCCTAGCAAATACCAGTGGTGGGGGATCGAGTGGTTATGACGATCTTCTGAACCAAAACACTCCTCTACAGGCTCAAAATGTATGTTATGTCCAGTAAAGTCTTTGTCTTTGTCACCGCAGCTAGGGCAGGTTGCCATGTCGTCCAGTCTTATTTTGGACATcttgtattactagaatgttttgcgggtgaaaaactttagtacagggatttgaggagttcttgcaactgtgaTGTCGAGAggggaagtacctgtcacgtgaacggTTAAGTAACAAGATTAAATTTTGGGCTTAGCTCATTCCAatccaatttttctccaatagagcCTATTAAACTGGGAAAACATTGACTTACATAAGCTTTGGCAAAGGCTTTGCACCaccacagcatgcatgcagctgaagctatccttgagattctaatcattttgtgagctactacttgCCCCAGCATGCCCGTAAGCTGTTGAAAAGTGTATCATTACTAGTGACTTTACTGAGACTAGTGACACTAAGTCTCAGTAAAATCTCTCTTAGCAGCTGGATACACAGTTCTGTGACACAGGTTGTGTGACAGACTATAatagtagtagctcacaaaaagATTGGAAAtgctcaaggatagctttagCTTTTTCCCAAAATAAATAAGGCCTAAATGCTtcattggagaaaaattggtttggaatgagccagaatcctgtcttctcttcttgaacttctgtactgcttcttgacgttccacttatgcatgtcatgatacgtaaattTATACCGACTagaatgtgaaaaattgctaggattggccgggggaaccacaaaaaagcgtggaaacaagaatcagcataactccaatctgttacaacgtcatgaacatgtactacatagtatatatagactgtgttccagattcATCTACCAtgcagcttccatccaccacatcattccatgcaggtcaccagtacggtccgtgcatgtcaCTATATGcacatggatggactgtgtgtacctgtgctcaacactgcatgtctTAGGAACATCAAATCATCATGTTTATATGCctgcacattccaaaatgtaaatatatatatatatagggatcagtcatcaccccaccagtaaaaattgcttGGAAAACATGGAAAACTACCCAGTGAATGAGtgtgtttttctagtcggatcattattggaatggctcttttATCTTCCCTGAAActtattctgaagacagaaCAACAAGTAACGAGGCTATAAAGCCTTTGTTCAAGGTCAGATATTTGTGTGTGGTTCTATCAATTAagtgtttggcaagatctagaTCCACCATTGACTGATATATcttatggtggatcaagtgaagagtgtgagctagatgacttggtgctgccatcatcagctcgaaCAGAGGAATTCGATTAATGACACTGACCTGTTTAATATGAGAAATTTAATAAGTATACACATATTATACTTCTCtgtatacaggagcaatggctaatatccagctatcgcAAAAATGCTCCTCTTGGCTTCTAACGGACAAGACTGGACAGtgtgaggtaagggtttaaacCCTCTTTTTGTCTTATAATCTTGTCCTACTCACAGTACTGCATGGAGTGTATATCTGCTCGTTTGAGTTGTTTctggtagctcagaggcatcaagagaaaaGTTTTGCTAAAGTGACtttttgtggtgtgttgtgactccgtttgtggttttataatgatatcaggagtgtatgaagaggagtatccaactgtagcagttgtagtgtaaaccaggtTCCGGTatgagtaccgtatagcgggtatatttcgagggtataaattttcgcggatggacctctacaaaggatttcgcggattttattttcgtggtctgagttccagccttttggcacatgcgcacatcaacatgcagtaACCTCCACACCATTAGCCTcaaatccaggcctagcctgcatgtataaatCGGTCCACCTGCATGTAGCAGAACATTAATTTGCTGTGCAGGCCATGGTCAAGGGATACCACCAGTACAAAACAATCTGGGCGTAGACGTATAGAGCAAGCTAGCTGGCTATAGACCCattgcagtgggtgtggttatgaTGTCACGCTTTGATACTTCAATGATAGCCGCCATTTTGGGGTAACCAATATAGCTAACACACATAAACTTGAAAATAACTCTATGTCATTGCAATGTGCACATTTCCACTAGTAGCTACAGAGCCATCTTTTCACTCCTTGTTTTCAGCCGCATTTTGAAGGATCTAGCCCAATAATGATATCTAGCTTGTTCAGGTACTTCTTCTTGCCACCTTGGTCTTGTTTTGAAGATAAATAACCTTCTACAAAGGGTATCTTTTTGGTGCTAAATACTAGCCAAATTGTGTTCATTGTACGTAAAAGTCTGCTGCTGGTACCCTCAAAATGGCTGACATtccaatgacatcattattaattACGTCACTGCAATGGGTCTATACCGGCGTCCTTGTCTCTTGATTCTTTTTTTCtttcctcttattgtcgataggtgtggtcaataatactgatataaattttcgtgtggtaaaaattttcgcggtacaggctcaatccgcgaaaaccacgaacatttatatatataccctcgaaatatacccgctatacagtatgtcataccacgtcactatcagaccttatcttaagtgggtgcgtaggtgtagtggttaattagttaaaaatgatatcagcatacacgcatgtggtttgtacctccagcccacatttaattttattcatggctaacagtttacacaactacaagtgttagtgacggAATCAGTCCGggatgtagaatggaatgtgcgtgggagtcgcatactcctcttcatacactcctgatgatattcataatttttttatttttttgcctGCCACCCTGGTCTGTTTTTGGGGATTAAAAGTCCGTTAAATATAAGATCAATTTGGTGTGgcctaaagcagtttgaaggactgtactgcaaacgtttatgaacagtacagcttatccatagtatgaagccattctatatgtagcacttagataaccaagtcaagcgatgtattttgctgttttgacttcacagcagggaaaaagaaaagttgacatagagtaatccATCaattctctagagtacctcccagcttctgagtgatcgcttgtggataggagagctagaaacagttaaaATACAACACAGAACGTTCAATCACGAAAATATTCGCGAGCGCGAAATATGACGCagagtgtttcaaccatttacacaATCTATATGGTTTAATGCTCAACATTCTAGTATTGTAGTTACATTacatggctatatatatagtgccacaagctgtttattggccGGTAGTTCTTAATCTTCTTAATCTTCAGTGTCACAGCTACAGACAGATCTACATATAGAACAGTCACTGTTACTGGTTGTCATATTAAGGTTGGGTATTATTAACAAACAGTAActgttctatctatatgcCTCGCCTtgggtgcgcatgcgcagcgagTTAGATCGCGAAGTCAATTTTTATGTATTATGTTAACTGTAAATTCACATTGATGGCATGTACAAATACTGTTAATAACAACATCATTCATATTAAATCGTGACAGTAGGATAATACTGTTTAAGACCATTTTCTAATTACTCCATTTCCGGACCCTCTTTCCCCATTTTCCGGAGGTAGCTGAAATGACGTGAGAGTGCATCTTTGAATGAAGAACTTCCATTATACTGTATTCCAAACTCTGCACATGTTTCCTTGACGATGGGCGTAATCCACCAATAATTAGACTGTAATACTCCTGTGTatatttagatcatgtttgtcataaatactgcaatctgattggttagaggaaatgttctatccaatttagaaaatcatgtacttcaatagaaaatcatgtacttcacttagaaaatcatgtagcaaagattagataagaacattcaaatctgattggctaaatactcatggttgctatgatctaaaatgcttagacactgtttaggaagtttccacatgatttagaagtcctcagggctagtagaaccctcactgcgttcgggatactacaaccagccctttgggcttctaaattatgtagaaacttcctaaacagtgtctaactattatataggtgAAAAATATGTATCCTATACTTCAGGCAAAAAACTTTCCAGACACAACTATAGGTTATACCTCTTATTCAAAACTTCAATGATCCCTATGCATAATGCATTGCTTCATAGTTGTCTGCATGcaatgctagctatacatgAAGGTTACTAATAAAACTGAGAACAATATTTACATGAACGATTCTATATACGTACTTAATAATTAGTAGGCATACCTGGGAACAGGTGGTGTGCTGTTTGATGATTCAGCCCTCCGGAGAGGAAGTACCAGAGCCAGCTGTCTGTACAGTAGTCACGAGCAGTCCGTACCTGCATCTCAGCCCTGCACAGCAagtcatgtacataattataatccagTATACacaaactgcatgcatgaaggaAATGAAAGAATAATATTACAGGCATGatgcaattaataattatataccattCCTGATGAATTACGTTGTTAGTGTCAGGTTCTGGCCATTCCACCTGCATGGGGCAATAACACACCTATCAATCATGCACACACGTAACTTATATACAGCATTACATCGTATACTAATAGCATAGCAAcgtaatgtatatatatatacctcctCAGTCACATGATTGACTTGAGTGAGCTGTGCCAACCAGTAGCCGTAGACCACGTCGTATAGAGAATGTTCATAACAACCTACACAATGAGTGGGGAGGGAGTATAACGGATATTGTATGGAGGCAGTATATACCACCCTTGCAGGTGGAAAGCGTGCAGTATAAGGTAAAGGTAAAAAGACAAGTCTGCATGCTAATATCTGAGCTATgagaacacataattataccaatttTCCGAATGTCATGTAGAAGCAAGGAATGATGAATCTCATAGCAACATGTACAGCCTTGCCAACACAAAAGGTGGTCCACTGGGAGACACTGAGAGGGTTCATCCTGATAAAACCTGTATACAAGAGAGTTGCATGCTATTTATATATCGTTATATAGGGTACTAAAAGTCGGACAGTCTGTGCACGTATATAGTATATACCaggtatagctatagttaGTTGGTTTACCGTTGTGCAACAAAAGTCATACATAACTTTTGCTCATAACATCGGAATTCCTGTGTATCCATTACAATTAAGCTTATTGGGGATTACCTCACACCGATATGCCAGTTGTTTCTGTGGGTGTATGCAATGCCGTGTGGTGTGCATGGATTGGAATGCTTTCTCATGCATAGCTGATAAAGGATTATAACAACACAGAAATTCCCTCAAGGGTATTAATTTCACAGCCTATTTGGtcaatgtatatacaacatGCATATACCAAACTCTATATATTTATGCTCACTTCTTCAAAGTACACAGATTGTGTAGAAGTCTTGTAATCGCATTTTCACACCGAGCtacataatacacacacacacacacacatcacacacatcacacacatcatGTCACAACATAAGCTATAGCCGGTATATATAGCCGGTATATAGAATTTTGCTTTTCCTACTCCAGAGTAAGGATCCGATTGCTCAATTAATTTTGAACCAGCTAagaaatgtgcatgcatgtgcatgcatgagagtAAAGCAACTTACTGCAGCGTACCAGCTAGAGAATACTGAGACAAACAAAATGGTGTGCCTGAGGAAGGTCCAGTAGTTTATCTTTGGGTCCTGTGAATACGATATAAAACATTGTAACTATGGTATATTCTCTGCCTAATGATGCATGGTGTTTGGGCTGCTAGTTGGAACAACAGGACATAACAACGTGTAACAGCGGATGGTTAGAGCTACAGGCTACATAATATATACAGCTAAAAAAAGTGTTGCCAACAGTCACCATGCACTAATTACACCAGTACGTAAACATTGGGTGGTCATGCATAGTTGGCTACACTTCAAATGTTCAACCAAACCCAGAAACCCTATAATATATACCTAAATGTGCTAAGCAACAGTGTATTGCATCATGTATCTAAATACATTCCATTGTAGCTATATAGAGTTATAGTCCCTTCATAAactataatttttttactgcACTAAAATAATTTTAGTATAAAAGTTGGAATCCTTTAGAGCTACTTATAGCTGGCTTCTCACCAACTTGTGGGCCTTCATGTAATCTTCAACTCTCTTCTTGACAATGCTGTAAAActttctgcatgcatataaaaaACAGTATATGTAACAGTTTTTTAAAAATCGTTTCAGTGTTCTCACCCTTCCTTGGGAAAAACAGGAAGCTTGTTATCTACAAGCTCCCCCACATAGTACTTGTCCAGAACTCTAATCATGcagcaaaatattaaaaatagcATCCCATTATTGGCATGCAACTTCACTTACTTCGCTGCAGTGTCGTGTTGATGATATGAGTCAAAAACTTGAGTGATATCCCTGCCAACACCCATCAAGATCTGGTCCATGCCCCCAGGGTGTTGGGCCACAAATGAACTAACATCATATATACCTGCACTCAGTGAGAGGGTGTATACATAGCAACAAGAGTAGGACAAATATTTACAGTTAAGCGTAAGAATGTCAGTAACATTGCATGCTGTATATTGGTGTGAGCTATAAGAGTAGGATGAAGGAAGCATGAAAGAATGGTGACAAATAGTTGCAGTTAAGCGTAAGAATGTCAGTAACATTGTATGTTGTATATTGGTGTGAGCTATATACTGTATCTACTTGGCTGTAGTGGACATATACAGGTCAAGCATGCATTCATTTGAAACCAACATTCAGTACCCCTCTTCAATCAACTATTTACACACTCAGAAAAGAAGACAAACGTACTTTCCCACGATATGCAACGTGTGCATTGTGCCTCAGGCAATGTCGACTTAGCTCCTCCGAAGTGAACTGACGTACACCAGTGTCACTAGGAGCAGTAGTCTTTTGTAGTTGAGAGCCTCGCTGATAAACACTCATGATATGATACTGAAGGAGCTGTTGATTTGTGAGATAGCATGCAACTCTCTTGTATACAGGTTTTATGAATCCTCTCAATGTCTTTAGGCTGGGTATATATAAAGTACCGTAGATAGAACAGTACCTGTTCATCTATGGTAAATTGTGCCTtggatgcgcatgcgcatcaaGGTCTGCATGTTCATTGcagcaggtataattattattcgaGGGTAGATCAGCTGTTTTTCGCTGATTAGTGTGCACTGCCGTCCAGGCAAATAccgggcatgcatgcatgcatgctgctatTTCGCGAGAAGTTAATAcaagaatgttttgcgagcatcaaatgCAGACTTTGCGACTTTGTAACAAAATCTTGCCAGTCGAACagtatagcctcgagaccacgccgattaaaatatgtGTCTCGAGGCTAGTCGAAGCTGGTGCCATGCATTGCATGTGTGAGTAGCAGCTAGCTGCCTATAGTTAATTAGAGCTGTGTAACATTAAACTTTTCTTCCACTTACTAGATACAAAATAAGCTGGGTATAGGTTAGTTGAGCTACAGTGGGCTAAGCCAGCTGGTTCAGGTAATTTCTCCATAAAAAAATATTTTTGACCTGTAATACAGTAATTTTTCATACCCACACATGCAGAAATCAAGTACATCACGACTGATCTGAACGATGCTTGGAATGTATTGAGGAGGACATCTGTTGGATGTAATACACAAAATGTGGCTTATTGTGTGCTCACATCTCTCTGACTAGTActattttgtggttttttTATACAGCATTTTCAACGATGCATTTCTCGACTCTCAATGGATCAACACGAAAAACAATTACATATAGATGTTCATCAATCCTATAAGATAGCACTGAACATGTTCAAATTCATCTCATACTTTTGCAACAATTTGTCAGTTCAGTTTGCTGTGGCATGTAAATTTGCCTAAATTTGTTTGTGTTAGTTTCTAAGCAAAGCCACATGGCGGCTTTGTGGCTATATTTAGTTCCTGCCATGTGTAATAGATTGGTGCAGGAAGCAGGAACTAAACTGCAAAGGTTATAAAAAAATGCTACTTTTGCGCAAGCAATTGCGAATAgctcattaatatattcacgAGAAAATAAAACTCAACGTAGGAGCATGCGCTGGAACCATTGCGGAATAGTTAGATATTATCAAAATgcacaattattatatgttTTTGACCTGTAATACAGTATATGTTCATACCTTATAACTTACACTGTACTAACAACATCATTCACATTAAATCATCAATAAGCATATCATGTTCTGATTACTCCATTTCCGGACCCTCTTTCCCCATTTTCCGGAGGTAGCTGAAATGACGTGAGAGTGCATCTTTAAACGAAGAACTTCCGTTATACTGTATTCCAAACTCTGCACATGTCTCCTTGACGATGGGCGTAATCCACCAATAATTAGACTGCAGTATTCCTGTGTAGGTGCAAGATATCATCTTAATTAGGAGTGTATCCTACTTTAGACAAAAGCTTTCAGTAGCTAGGTTGTACCTCTTTCCTTTTTCAAACTTCAGTTCCTTGGATGGATACATCATGTAATGTACTTATACAGTATCTATGATATAGCTATACAAGttttcccatgcatgcatgcaagcattgCTTTACACAGTTGTCTAATGGTATAGCTAGAACAATAcaattactgcatgtacatacaggattctgtacctataattatatatacgtactcAATAATTAGTGGGCATACCAGGGAACAGGTGGTGTGCTGTTTGATGATTCAGCCCTCCGGAGAGGAAGTACCACACCCAGCTGTCTGTACAGTAGTCACGAGTGGTCCGCACCTGCATCTCAGCCCTGCACGCAAGTCATGTACATCCAATATACACAAACTTCATGCATGAAGGATAGTTTCAcactacacatgcagttaataattatataccattCCTGATGAATTACGTTGTTAGTGTCAGGTTCTGGCCAttccacctgcatgcatgaggcaATAACACACCTATCAATCATGCACACACGTAACTTATATACAGCATTACATCGTATACTAATAGCATACCAAcgcaatgtatatatatacctcctCAGTCACATGATTGACTTGAGTGAGCTGTGCCAACCAGTAGCCGTAGACCATGTCGTACAGAATGTTCATAACAACCTACACAATATGAGTGGGGAGAGAGTAACGGTTATTGTATGGAGGCAGTATATACCACCCATGCAGGTTGAAAGCGTGCAGTATAAGGTAAAGGTAAAAAGACATGCTATTGTCTGAGCTATGAGAACACTTATACCAATTTTCCGAATGTCATGTAGAAGCAAGGAATGATGAATCTCATAGCAACATGTACAGCCTTGCCAACACCAAAGGTGGTCCACTGGGAGACACTGAGAGGGTTCATCCTGATAAAACCTGGAGAGTTGCATGCTATTTATATATCGTTAGGTAGAAGTCGGACAGTCTGTGCATGTATGGTACCAGATATAACTTTAGTTAATTGGTTAATTATTTTACCGTTGCAACAaaagtcatataattattatagctttgCTCATAACATTGGAATTCCTGTGTATCCATCACAACCTTAAGCTTATTGGGGATTACCTCACACCGATATGCAAGCAAAAACAGTTGTTTCTGTGGGTGTATGCATGTGGCATGTGGCCTGCATGGATTGGAATGCTCTCTCATGCATAGCTGATAAAGGATTATAACAACACCTATAAATTCCCTCAAGGATATTAATTTCACAGCCTATTAGgtcactgtatatacaacatGCATATACCAAACTCTATATATTTATGCTCACTTTTCCGAAGTACACAGATTGTGTGGAAGTCTTGTAATCGCATTTTCACACCGAGCtgcataacacacacacacatcacacatcacacacacatcacacacacacacacacacacacacacacacacacacacacaatgacatcatGCCGCCACATCAGTACTATTTTCTAAGCATAGTTCACTAAAGTAGTGCTAATGAAGAttctatactgtacagtataccgtaaTAGCACGACATTTTTGAGGAGCTTCTGTTTTCGAGCATTAGCTAGATCCTCCACGAAAATCAGGTCCACGAAATACTTAGACGCAATGTCCAATAAAATGCTTTTTAGAGGCACTTCCCACAACATAACAACATTTTAACATTTTGCACTAATATGGTATTACTTTAATTTGGTACTTTTACTCACCATTGTGTATACAAacggcatgtacatgtgctggTAGGCATAGTGACCGATCAATTTCTGGGCAGATTTGATTCTCCAAATAGACGGAGGTTTCTGCAATGAAGAAACGCGCACGATTCATTATGCACGCCATACATGCACTGAGTATGGAATAGCTGCTTACATCTGGTCTGGTGTAAATATCCGGGTCTGCTTTGTTGATGTTTGTGTACAGATGATGACCAAACACGTGCTGTGTATGGAGGGGGAGGGTGGGTGTGAGGATTGTTGGTGCTGACCTATTCTTTATtgaactataatattataatcagTATAGAGTGAA
The Halichondria panicea chromosome 14, odHalPani1.1, whole genome shotgun sequence DNA segment above includes these coding regions:
- the LOC135348161 gene encoding uncharacterized protein LOC135348161; translation: MNRYCSIYGTLYIPSLKTLRGFIKPVYKRVACYLTNQQLLQYHIMSVYQRGSQLQKTTAPSDTGVRQFTSEELSRHCLRHNAHVAYRGKVRIYDVSSFVAQHPGGMDQILMGVGRDITQVFDSYHQHDTAAKVLDKYYVGELVDNKLPVFPKEGKFYSIVKKRVEDYMKAHKLDPKINYWTFLRHTILFVSVFSSWFYQDEPSQCLPVDHLLCWQGCTCCYEIHHSLLLHDIRKIGCYEHSLYDVVYGYWLAQLTQVNHVTEEVEWPEPDTNNVIHQEWAEMQVRTARDYCTDSWLWYFLSGGLNHQTAHHLFPGVLQSNYWWITPIVKETCAEFGIQYNGSSSFKDALSRHFSYLRKMGKEGPEME
- the LOC135348159 gene encoding uncharacterized protein LOC135348159; its protein translation is MSVYQRGSQLQKTTATSDTGVCQFTSEELSRLCLRHNAHVAYRGKVYNVSSFVAQHPGGMDQILMGAGRDITQVFDSYHQHDTAAKNLDKYYVGELVDNKLPVFPKEGKFYSTIKKRVADYMEAHKLDPKINYWTFLRHTILFVSVFSSWYAAVSMEYGVLMHLLFTMLWGVLSALVGLTCYHDASHFTITHKPWVWKVVMTISESVNGTSSYCWWYQHVFGHHLYTNINKADPDIYTRPDKPPSIWRIKSAQKLIGHYAYQHMYMPFVYTMLGVKMRLQDFHTICVLRKSFIRMNPLSVSQWTTFGVGKAVHVAMRFIIPCFYMTFGKLVVMNILYDMVYGYWLAQLTQVNHVTEEVEWPEPDTNNVIHQEWAEMQVRTTRDYCTDSWVWYFLSGGLNHQTAHHLFPGILQSNYWWITPIVKETCAEFGIQYNGSSSFKDALSRHFSYLRKMGKEGPEME